The following coding sequences are from one Macrobrachium rosenbergii isolate ZJJX-2024 chromosome 36, ASM4041242v1, whole genome shotgun sequence window:
- the LOC136856516 gene encoding uncharacterized protein, protein MRQGFKEKVLHDIRLADDVNIWWVENSTMILRTAEELLGKTSRRGPPNDKESWWWNQDTQDKIKRKREARIIYERDESVENEIIWKIANKEAKWAVARAKAEGINEMYEKVETSEGQMMYNVAKRRERATKDLTHIKQIKDRNGRVLSRE, encoded by the coding sequence ATGAGACAGGGTTTTAAAGAAAAGGTCCTGCACGACATTAGATTAGCAGATGATGTGAATATCTGGTGGGTAGAAAATAGCACAATGATACTGAGAACAGCAGAGGAGCTATTAGGGAAAACATCACGTAGAGGACCACCTAATGATAAGGAGAGCTGGTGGTGGAACCAAGATACTCAAGATAAGATAAAAAGGAAACGAGAAGCAAGGATAATATATGAAAGGGATGAAtctgtggaaaatgaaataatttggaaaattgcaaataaagaagcaaaatggGCTGTAgcaagggcaaaggcagaaggAATAAATGAGATGTATGAGAAAGTAGAAACATCAGAGGGTCAGATGATGTACAATGtagcaaaaagaagagagagagcaaccaaaGATCTGACACACATCAAGCAGATCAAGGACcgaaatggaagagttttgtcAAGGGAATAA
- the LOC136856517 gene encoding craniofacial development protein 2-like, with protein MTRRSREVADVMERRKIDILCVQETRWKGNKAREIGSGFKMLYSGTDERGRCGVKVVLSKKMKENVVDVERKSCRIMKVKLCCGGHILDVVSAYAPQVGCDEEVKNRFWREVDEMITSIEMEERLVIGGDLNGHIGRSQENINSIHGRHGMGGMNKEGELIVDFALSFDLSINNTFFTSKNHATYSSDGRQTNRFSVV; from the coding sequence ATGACCAGACGAAGTAGGGAGGTGGCAGATGTTatggagagaaggaaaattgaTATCTTGTGTGTGCAAGAGACAAGGTGGAAGGGAAACAAGGCAAGAGAGATTGGTAGTGGATTTAAGATGCTGTATAGTGGAACTGATGAAAGGGGAAGATGTGGAGTTAAGGTTGTTCTTagtaagaaaatgaaggaaaatgtagtTGATGTTGAAAGGAAAAGCTGtagaataatgaaagtgaaactgTGCTGTGGGGGACACATTCTAGATGTAGTCAGTGCTTATGCACCACAAGTGGGCTGTGATGAGGAAGTTAAAAATAGATTCTGGAGGGAGGTGGATGAGATGATTACATCaatagaaatggaagaaagactgGTGATTGGAGGTGACCTGAATGGACACATTGGACGCAGTCAGGAAAATATCAATAGTATTCATGGACGACATGGAATGGGAGGAATGAATAAAGAAGGAGAACTTATAGTAGATTTTGCATTATCTTTTGATTTGTCAATAAACAACACCTTTTTTACAAGCAAAAATCACGCAACATACAGTAGTGATGGGAGACAAACAAATAGATTTTCTGTTGTGTAG